GAAGATTTTCGCAGCACAGCCCTTCCCTCTCTGGAAAAATACAAACACGGTCTGCTTCTCTATTCCCTGGCCCTTGTGACTGCGTTCTTTGTGTATGAGAGTTTTGATTCCAGCTATCTGACACTGCTTTTGGCCCTGGAATGTTTCTTTATCTTTTCGGCCAGTCTGTTTCTGGGAGAATCCCATTTCCGGATACTATCCCAGGGAGGACTGCTCCTTTGCGTTATCCGTCTTATCTTTATCGATCTGTCCGAAAGTACGGTACTTCTTAAAGGGCTTGTCTTTCTGGGAGTTGGTCTGATGATGCTGGGAACCAACAGCCTGTATAACAGGTATAAGGATAGATTCAAAGTTAAAGAGCTGGAAGAGTAATAAAGCTTACTCGAAGAGCCTCAAAACCTCGTCTTCTTTCATACTTGTGAAAACAGAAGAGTCATCGCTCAATATACCGTCCATCAGGGCGGTTTTTTCTTCCTGCATTCTGAGGATTTTCTCTTCGATGGTATCCCTGACAATCATCTTGTAGGAGATAACCTTACGGGTCTGCCCCATACGGTGGGCCCGGTCAATAGCCTGACGCTCTGCGGCGGGATTCCACCAGGGATCAAAGAGGACGACATAGTCGGCGGCAGTCAGGTTGATACCCACGCCCCCGGCTTTAAGACTGAGAAGGAATATTCTGACATCCTCATCTTCCTGAAAACGGCGAATCTCCTCGGAGCGGTCGGTGGTCTTCCCGGTAATCATTGAGTAATCCCAATGCTGATCCCGACAGAAATCGGCCATGGCATTGAGTGTCCCGAGAAACTGGGAGAAGATCAGGATTTTATGATCTTCCGTAAGAACCTCATCCAGAAGATCCTTGAGGGCTTCCATCTTACAGGAGCTCACCAGGGCGGCATCTGCATCACCGGTCATAGGCGGATAAATGGCCAGCTGTCTGAGTTTAAGGAGAAACTGAAAAATCTCTACAGAAGATCCGGCCAGTCCCTTATCATCAAGCAGTCCCTTGACCCGGGCTCTGTAAAAATCCCTGTATTTATTGTAGAGCTCCGCCTGAGCGGGGATCATCTCGCTGTAATGGATGATGATTTCCTTAGGAGGCAGATCCTTCAGAACATCTTCTTTCTTTCGCCGCAGCATAAAGGGAGAGACAGTATCCCTGAGAATACCGAGGGCCTCTTTATCTTTCTTCTTCTCAATGGGCTGGGCAAAACGGTTGAAAAACTCTTTGCTGCTCCCCAGAAGTCCCGGATTGAGAAAACTGAACTGGGACCAGAGTTCCATGGAGTTATTCTCAAGAGGAGTACCTGTCAGCGACAGGCGGTGACTGCTTTTAAGAGAGCGGACAGCCTTAAAAATCCTGGACCCCGCATTCTTTATATAGTGGGCCTCATCCAGAATGATGTAGTCAAAATCAAATTCAAGAAAAAGATCCACATCATTTCTCAGGGTGTGATAACTGACAATAATCAGATCATATTCTTTAAAATGCAGGGCCTCGGAGATTCTGTCGCTCCCCCCGTGACGATAGCTTTTAAGTCCGGGGGTAAACTTTGTAATCTCGTTTTCCCAGTTAGCCAGTGTGACAACCGGAGCCACCAGCAGGCTGGTCTTCAGCTCCCCTGTAGTCTTGAGATGCTGCAGCAGACTCAGGGTCTGCAGTGTTTTCCCCAAACCCATATCATCGGCCAGACAGCCATGACAGTCTGTCTGATGGAGTCTCAAAAGCCAGTTGAATCCGGCTTTCTGATAGGGACGCAGGGTTGCATTCAGCCCCTCGGGCTGATCAAAACTCTCCTCATGAGAAGCCTCACGTATTGCTCGGGCCTGTTCCAGAATATCGTCTGCCGGGGATTCATCCCTCTGGGCAATCTGTTCATAGATATGATCAATAACAGAGAAATTCCGGACAGAAGTTTCCAGGCGGCCTTCATCATTCATCCCCTGACGTCTTAAATACTCAAGCTGCCGGAGATCACTCTCGCTGAGTTTGACATAACTGTCACCTGTGCTGATGAGTCCAAGGGTCTGGTAATGGTCATCAAAAAAGAGTTTTTTCAGCTCTTCTGTGTCCGGGTCTTCCACCATGGCATCAACTTCCAGCCAGTCAGTGGTGTTCCCTACATTGAAGGAGACCGAAGCAGCACTGCTGATCTTTCTATCCTCCAGCTGAAGTTCCACCCCCAGGGCGTTGAGTCTTTTGCTGTAATAGGCCAAAAACTCTTCCAGTGATAGATCCAGGCGGAGATCCCCCTCTGTATTGCCGATAAGAAGTCCCGCGTAATAGCCTTTTTCAAAGTTAAGATGATCACTGATTGCCTCAACTATTTTCTTCACAAGTTCAGATTCCCGATCCTTGTCTCTTTTTAAGATCACAATCACGGGAGCCTCTG
The DNA window shown above is from Oceanispirochaeta sp. M1 and carries:
- a CDS encoding DEAD/DEAH box helicase, which gives rise to MKILSPDFAEQFNPALLPEARGLKRENRVYNLKAEAYRLRVFVLGDQPMPFETELHHREDTLFWSCECSSTEPCVHLAALILKAGDEKFPEDHWFHELPVLEKESSFSSPDPQDSLQGDLFSFSSEPSGLREAPKRSRSRAPVPPEAAGIDDSASLTTSPSARGGIRAAVSDAAAVSASDDIPLFQGLSDDEFHIQTEAPRYDLVFTLAGNGETGIRVRPALLRLREGLRSGAILRYKVSRPISPLSNVQQDLLDKLCGSDESGEGGSMPLEECLHEVLAQDELFTSGRTPITVHKAASLETGFHFKELLHDDRPLYSPEYRFVDETGEILHRELKRSSIVLRNKRVFCLDEDSGNLAFLPEDSNTSFFVNLLLSKSQGFLPADIQGILRLTEKMSHHSLHLDENYSPVSVRKSSPGPVLKLRSRQDKTETFFFFRYGHQDVPYQSALTWIPPDLSSLKSGLNSAEAPVIVILKRDKDRESELVKKIVEAISDHLNFEKGYYAGLLIGNTEGDLRLDLSLEEFLAYYSKRLNALGVELQLEDRKISSAASVSFNVGNTTDWLEVDAMVEDPDTEELKKLFFDDHYQTLGLISTGDSYVKLSESDLRQLEYLRRQGMNDEGRLETSVRNFSVIDHIYEQIAQRDESPADDILEQARAIREASHEESFDQPEGLNATLRPYQKAGFNWLLRLHQTDCHGCLADDMGLGKTLQTLSLLQHLKTTGELKTSLLVAPVVTLANWENEITKFTPGLKSYRHGGSDRISEALHFKEYDLIIVSYHTLRNDVDLFLEFDFDYIILDEAHYIKNAGSRIFKAVRSLKSSHRLSLTGTPLENNSMELWSQFSFLNPGLLGSSKEFFNRFAQPIEKKKDKEALGILRDTVSPFMLRRKKEDVLKDLPPKEIIIHYSEMIPAQAELYNKYRDFYRARVKGLLDDKGLAGSSVEIFQFLLKLRQLAIYPPMTGDADAALVSSCKMEALKDLLDEVLTEDHKILIFSQFLGTLNAMADFCRDQHWDYSMITGKTTDRSEEIRRFQEDEDVRIFLLSLKAGGVGINLTAADYVVLFDPWWNPAAERQAIDRAHRMGQTRKVISYKMIVRDTIEEKILRMQEEKTALMDGILSDDSSVFTSMKEDEVLRLFE